One segment of Streptosporangium brasiliense DNA contains the following:
- the treY gene encoding malto-oligosyltrehalose synthase, with translation MSERLTGPISTYRIQLTPDFGFAEVAALAPYLRELGVSHVYLSPILQAVPESRHGYDVTDHSRIRAEFGGIEGLRALSAALAEHGLGIVVDIVPNHMTVPVPESGNAPLWSVLKDGQASPYAPWFDIEWVGGKVNMPVLGDDTEPVADGGVLRYHDHEFPLPDTHYRLVDWRRGPGYRRFFDVSSLIGLRVEDPEVFDATHRLILELVAEGVVDGLRVDHPDGLAEPRGYLARLRAASGVWTVAEKILVGSERLPADWDCDGTTGYDVLNRITRLFVDPAGAGPLLELFVKHTGMPHDYATVVGQSKREVLDLFFAAEVDRLHAVVGSDRETLVELLAAMPVYRAYAVPGEPVPAESAAIVEAAGRAAAARLPEGAPVAEVVDRVLRGPAEAVTRFQQTCGPVMAKGVEDTALYRWYPLACLNEVGGEPDHFDGAVEGFHAFAREMSPTSMTTLSTHDTKRSEDVRARLAVLSELPEEWAAAVGEWSSKVSFDPVLDYLAWQNLMAAWPIGPDRFFDYLFKAAREAKTSISWAAPDPAYEAGIRDFVTRAIDGCGASVAEFAARIEPYARSNSLSQKLLQLMLPGVPDLYWGNEITDFSLVDPDNRRPVDFALRRRMLAGQAGTPWDEAKLLVTTQALNLRRRLDPAAPYVPLEAGEHAVAFARGEQAVTVVTRLPAGLARRGGWGSETVTLPPGAWRDLLTGAEHTGRIPLAHLLSAHPVALLERE, from the coding sequence GTGTCTGAGCGACTGACCGGACCCATCTCGACCTACCGGATCCAGCTGACCCCCGACTTCGGCTTCGCCGAGGTCGCCGCGCTCGCCCCCTACCTGCGGGAGCTGGGGGTCAGCCACGTCTACCTGTCGCCGATCCTGCAGGCGGTGCCGGAGTCGCGGCACGGCTACGACGTGACCGACCACTCCCGGATCCGGGCGGAGTTCGGCGGGATCGAGGGCCTGCGGGCGCTGTCGGCGGCGCTGGCCGAGCACGGGCTGGGGATCGTCGTCGACATCGTGCCCAACCACATGACGGTCCCGGTGCCCGAGTCGGGCAACGCGCCGCTGTGGTCGGTGCTCAAGGACGGCCAGGCCTCGCCGTACGCGCCGTGGTTCGACATCGAGTGGGTCGGCGGCAAGGTGAACATGCCGGTGCTCGGCGACGACACCGAGCCGGTGGCCGACGGCGGCGTGCTGCGCTACCACGACCACGAGTTCCCCCTGCCCGACACCCACTACCGGCTGGTCGACTGGCGGCGAGGGCCCGGCTACCGGCGCTTCTTCGACGTGTCCTCGCTGATCGGGCTCCGGGTGGAGGACCCGGAGGTCTTCGACGCCACCCACCGGCTGATCCTGGAGCTGGTGGCGGAGGGAGTCGTCGACGGCCTACGGGTGGACCACCCCGACGGGCTGGCCGAGCCGCGCGGCTACCTGGCGCGGCTCCGCGCGGCCTCGGGTGTGTGGACCGTGGCGGAGAAGATCCTGGTCGGCTCCGAGCGGCTGCCCGCCGACTGGGACTGCGACGGCACCACCGGCTACGACGTGCTCAACCGGATCACCAGACTGTTCGTGGACCCCGCCGGCGCCGGGCCGCTGCTGGAGCTGTTCGTCAAGCACACCGGCATGCCGCACGACTACGCCACGGTGGTCGGGCAGTCCAAGCGGGAGGTCCTCGACCTGTTCTTCGCCGCCGAGGTCGACCGGCTGCACGCCGTCGTCGGCTCCGACCGCGAGACGCTGGTGGAGCTGCTCGCCGCGATGCCGGTCTACCGGGCCTACGCGGTGCCGGGAGAGCCGGTGCCCGCGGAGTCGGCCGCGATCGTCGAGGCGGCCGGGCGGGCCGCCGCGGCCCGGCTGCCCGAGGGCGCCCCGGTCGCGGAGGTCGTCGACAGGGTGCTGCGCGGCCCGGCCGAGGCGGTCACCCGCTTCCAGCAGACCTGCGGGCCGGTGATGGCCAAGGGGGTGGAGGACACCGCGCTCTACCGGTGGTATCCGCTGGCGTGCCTGAACGAGGTGGGCGGGGAGCCCGACCACTTCGACGGGGCCGTGGAGGGCTTCCACGCCTTCGCCCGGGAGATGTCGCCGACCTCGATGACGACGCTGTCCACGCACGACACCAAACGCTCCGAGGACGTGCGCGCCCGGCTGGCGGTGCTGTCGGAGCTGCCGGAGGAGTGGGCGGCGGCCGTCGGGGAGTGGTCCTCGAAGGTCTCCTTCGACCCGGTGCTGGACTATCTGGCCTGGCAGAACCTGATGGCGGCCTGGCCCATCGGTCCCGACAGGTTCTTCGACTACCTGTTCAAGGCGGCCCGCGAGGCCAAGACCTCGATCTCCTGGGCCGCCCCCGACCCCGCCTACGAGGCGGGCATCCGCGACTTCGTCACCCGGGCGATCGACGGGTGCGGCGCCTCCGTCGCGGAGTTCGCGGCCAGGATCGAGCCCTACGCCCGGTCCAACTCGCTGAGCCAGAAGCTCCTGCAGCTCATGCTCCCGGGCGTGCCCGACCTCTACTGGGGCAATGAGATCACCGACTTCTCCCTGGTCGACCCGGACAACCGGCGCCCGGTCGACTTCGCGCTGCGCCGCCGGATGCTCGCCGGGCAGGCCGGCACACCGTGGGACGAGGCCAAGCTGCTGGTCACCACCCAGGCCCTGAACCTGCGGCGGCGGCTGGACCCGGCCGCGCCGTACGTCCCGCTGGAGGCCGGCGAGCACGCGGTCGCCTTCGCGCGCGGGGAGCAGGCCGTGACGGTGGTCACCCGGCTGCCGGCCGGGCTGGCCCGGCGCGGCGGCTGGGGGAGCGAGACGGTCACGCTGCCGCCCGGCGCCTGGCGCGACCTGCTGACCGGCGCCGAGCACACCGGCAGGATCCCGCTGGCCCACCTGCTGTCGGCCCACCCGGTCGCGCTTCTGGAGAGGGAGTAG
- a CDS encoding MerR family transcriptional regulator — protein sequence MDEQGQETAEEGPGYGIGAVARRLGVPAPTLRTWNLRYGIGPSHRSPGGHRRYDAGDLLRLEEMNRLIRAGVPAADAARMVLRTAAAPAGAEPRGEPTSAVPGGSPRPTPPETAPASPPEQPSETGPTSAGGRPPSAAAGVTRPRLPDTAPWVRPAIPTATMLARAATALDSRTVSGWIGAALDRHGIMWTWENLVLPVFGTICRRQAETGASVEIEHLFTDRLLAALIPLVERPSHPVNGRPVLLACAEDEQHSLPIYALAAVLTTDHHVETRVLGARTPYPALADAMRRLGPAAVFVWSQLRETGDPAPLASLPLLRPASRVIVGGPGWGDGLPPSIPHVTSFREALTRISAALH from the coding sequence ATGGACGAGCAGGGTCAGGAGACCGCCGAGGAGGGGCCGGGCTACGGCATAGGGGCCGTGGCCCGGCGGCTCGGGGTGCCCGCTCCCACACTGCGCACCTGGAACCTGCGCTACGGGATCGGCCCGAGCCACCGCAGCCCGGGCGGCCACCGCCGCTACGACGCCGGTGACCTGCTGCGCCTTGAGGAGATGAACCGGCTGATCAGGGCCGGGGTCCCGGCCGCCGACGCGGCGCGGATGGTGCTGCGGACCGCGGCCGCCCCGGCGGGGGCCGAACCCCGAGGCGAGCCGACGTCCGCCGTGCCCGGCGGCTCGCCCCGGCCCACGCCCCCGGAGACCGCCCCCGCCTCTCCCCCCGAGCAACCCTCGGAGACCGGACCGACGTCCGCCGGAGGGCGGCCTCCGTCCGCCGCGGCGGGCGTCACCCGCCCGCGGCTCCCGGACACCGCGCCATGGGTACGGCCGGCGATACCGACCGCGACGATGCTGGCGCGGGCGGCGACCGCCCTGGACAGCCGGACCGTGTCCGGCTGGATCGGCGCGGCGCTGGACAGGCACGGGATCATGTGGACCTGGGAGAACCTGGTGCTCCCGGTCTTCGGGACGATCTGCAGGCGCCAGGCGGAGACCGGCGCGAGCGTCGAGATCGAGCACCTGTTCACCGACCGGCTGCTGGCCGCGCTGATCCCGCTCGTCGAACGCCCGAGCCATCCGGTCAACGGGCGGCCGGTGCTGCTGGCCTGCGCCGAGGACGAGCAGCACAGCCTGCCGATCTACGCCCTGGCCGCCGTGCTGACCACCGACCACCACGTGGAGACGCGGGTGCTCGGGGCGCGGACCCCCTACCCGGCGCTGGCCGACGCGATGCGCCGCCTCGGCCCGGCGGCGGTCTTCGTCTGGTCCCAGTTGCGCGAGACCGGTGACCCGGCGCCGCTGGCCTCGCTCCCCCTGCTCCGCCCTGCGAGCCGCGTCATCGTCGGCGGTCCCGGCTGGGGGGACGGGCTCCCGCCGTCGATCCCGCACGTCACCTCCTTCCGCGAGGCCCTCACCCGGATCAGCGCCGCGCTGCACTGA
- a CDS encoding YbgA family protein, which produces MNGQVRPRVAVSSCLVGELVRFNGGHSRDRFLSGELDPYVDWVRICPEVEIGLGAPRESLRLERSPRGPRLVTRKTGVDLTDRMASLAAGRAGALDVDGYVFKSRSPSCGVHGVPLYAGDTAVDRKGRGVFAARILDAHPLLPVEDEGRLNDALLRETFVERIFAQARLRALLEDDWRARDLVAFHSRHKMQLLAHDPAVYREAGRVVARAGLRPREELAADYARAFGTAFARKAGIGRHVNVLQHCMGMVSDALDRTRRADLAEVIASYQAGQVALSVPATLIRHHARGAAAAYLRDQTYFSPYPQELRLRNHVPA; this is translated from the coding sequence ATGAACGGCCAGGTCAGACCTCGGGTCGCGGTGTCGAGCTGCCTGGTGGGCGAGCTGGTGCGTTTCAACGGCGGCCACAGCCGCGACAGGTTCCTCAGCGGGGAGCTGGACCCCTACGTCGACTGGGTGCGCATCTGCCCGGAGGTGGAGATCGGCCTCGGCGCCCCGCGCGAGTCCCTCCGCCTCGAACGCTCCCCCCGGGGACCGCGCCTGGTCACCAGGAAGACCGGGGTGGACCTCACCGACCGGATGGCGTCCCTGGCCGCCGGTCGGGCCGGCGCCCTCGACGTGGACGGCTACGTCTTCAAGTCCAGGAGCCCCAGCTGCGGAGTGCACGGCGTCCCCCTCTACGCGGGTGACACGGCCGTGGACCGCAAGGGCAGGGGCGTGTTCGCGGCCCGGATCCTCGACGCCCACCCGCTGCTGCCGGTGGAGGACGAGGGGCGGCTGAACGACGCGCTGCTCCGCGAGACCTTCGTGGAGCGGATCTTCGCCCAGGCCAGGCTCCGCGCGCTGCTGGAGGACGACTGGCGCGCACGCGACCTGGTCGCCTTCCACTCCCGGCACAAGATGCAGCTGCTGGCCCATGACCCCGCGGTCTACCGCGAGGCGGGCCGGGTGGTGGCCCGGGCGGGCCTGCGCCCCCGCGAGGAGCTGGCCGCCGACTACGCCCGCGCGTTCGGCACGGCCTTCGCCAGGAAGGCCGGCATCGGCCGCCACGTCAACGTGCTCCAGCACTGCATGGGCATGGTGAGCGACGCGCTGGACCGGACCCGGCGGGCCGACCTGGCGGAGGTCATCGCCTCCTACCAGGCCGGCCAGGTGGCGCTCAGCGTGCCGGCCACCCTGATCCGCCATCACGCGCGCGGCGCGGCCGCGGCGTATCTCCGGGACCAGACATACTTCTCGCCGTACCCGCAGGAGCTGCGCCTGCGCAACCACGTCCCCGCCTGA
- a CDS encoding cryptochrome/photolyase family protein: MDTVIVLFNRDLRVHDHPALAAACADACRVVPLFVADSRMPAGHRASFLAECLADLRGSLRDRGGDLVVRQGDPVVETVRLACELPAQAVYVSADVGALAQRRERRLAEECRRHRMGLRTFPGVTVVPPDELRPSGGGDHYRVFTPYWRVWSGQRRREVLKPPDKVPVPEGLEGGPLPVAGHGPNGLFPGGETVARTRMRQWLKYCVEDYAAGHDDLAGNRTSRLSPYLRAGCLSPLELESLAVNGDDFVRQLCWRDFFHQVTRAFPRINRDDYRSRGQRWHDDEDAAQAWKEGRTGVPIVDAGMRQLLAEGWMHNRARMVTASFLVRRLRVDWRVGAGHFFDLLLDGEVPNNYGNWQWVAGTGNDTRPNRVVNPVRQARRFDPEGEYIRRYLPELDGVPTKLIYEPWRMPTRIRGYPAPLVPMD, translated from the coding sequence ATGGATACCGTCATTGTGCTGTTCAACCGCGACCTCCGGGTGCACGACCACCCGGCGCTGGCCGCCGCGTGCGCGGACGCCTGCCGCGTGGTGCCCCTGTTCGTGGCCGACTCCCGCATGCCCGCCGGCCACCGGGCGTCCTTCCTCGCCGAGTGCCTCGCCGACCTGCGCGGATCGCTCCGCGACCGGGGCGGCGACCTCGTGGTCCGCCAGGGCGATCCGGTGGTGGAGACGGTCCGGCTCGCGTGCGAGCTCCCGGCCCAGGCGGTCTACGTCAGCGCGGACGTCGGCGCGCTCGCGCAGCGCAGGGAGCGGCGGCTCGCCGAGGAGTGCCGGCGGCACCGGATGGGCCTGCGCACCTTCCCCGGTGTGACGGTCGTGCCGCCGGACGAGCTCAGGCCCTCCGGCGGCGGCGACCACTACCGGGTCTTCACGCCCTACTGGCGGGTCTGGAGCGGGCAGCGGCGCCGGGAGGTGCTGAAGCCCCCCGACAAGGTGCCCGTCCCCGAGGGGCTGGAGGGCGGTCCGCTGCCGGTCGCCGGGCACGGGCCGAACGGACTGTTCCCGGGGGGTGAGACGGTGGCGCGCACGCGGATGAGGCAGTGGCTGAAGTACTGCGTGGAGGACTACGCCGCCGGCCACGACGACCTCGCCGGGAACCGCACCTCCAGGCTCAGCCCCTACCTGCGCGCCGGCTGCCTGTCGCCGCTGGAGCTGGAGTCGCTGGCGGTCAACGGCGACGACTTCGTCAGGCAGCTGTGCTGGCGCGACTTCTTCCACCAGGTGACACGGGCCTTCCCGCGGATCAACCGCGACGACTACCGGTCGCGGGGGCAGCGGTGGCACGACGACGAGGACGCGGCGCAGGCGTGGAAGGAGGGCAGGACGGGGGTGCCGATCGTCGACGCGGGCATGCGGCAGCTGCTCGCCGAGGGGTGGATGCACAACCGGGCCCGCATGGTGACCGCGTCGTTCCTGGTCAGACGGCTGCGGGTGGACTGGCGGGTGGGAGCCGGGCACTTCTTCGACCTGCTGCTCGACGGTGAGGTGCCCAACAACTACGGCAACTGGCAGTGGGTGGCCGGGACCGGCAACGACACCCGGCCCAACCGGGTGGTCAATCCCGTACGGCAGGCCAGGCGGTTCGACCCGGAGGGCGAATACATCCGGCGTTACCTGCCCGAGCTGGACGGCGTGCCGACGAAGCTGATCTACGAGCCGTGGCGGATGCCTACGAGGATCAGGGGCTATCCCGCCCCGCTGGTCCCGATGGACTGA
- the treZ gene encoding malto-oligosyltrehalose trehalohydrolase yields MFEVWAPQATAVDVEIDGVRHPMSAGAGGWWSAEVPGAGHGTDYRFRLDGGEPLPDPRTRWQPEGIFGPSRVYDHDRFVWSDDLWRGRGLPGSVIYELHIGTFTPEGTFEAAIGKLEHLVALGVDFVEVMPVPPVPGGRNWGYDGVDLWAVTDNYGGPDGFKRFVDACHRQGLGVILDVVHNHLGPSGNFLAPFGPYFHSSASSFWGQAVNLDGPGSDEVRRYFIGNALQWLRDYHLDGLRLDAVHALHDKRAVHLLEEMAAEVEALSAAVGRPLTLIAESDLNDPRLMTPREAGGYGLAAAWNDDLHHALHVAVTGERHGYYDDFAGALPKVLTSAYYHDGTYSSFRGRSHGRPARHVPGYRFVCSAQNHDQIGNRAEGDRMAPEALRLAAGLLLTSPFTPMLFMGEEWGARTPFLFFTDHVEPQLREGEADRRRREFIGFGYDDWADKAPDPGEELTFLRSKLDWSELDDDAHRAHLDWYRALIALRRAHPDLSDPRLDRVRVEHGEGWLVVHRGAFRVAVNFGAAPVSLDLTAPARAVLVSDPGVHLDSGLTLPARSLAVLRLAGT; encoded by the coding sequence ATGTTCGAGGTCTGGGCGCCGCAGGCGACGGCGGTCGATGTGGAGATCGACGGGGTCCGCCACCCGATGTCCGCCGGGGCGGGCGGCTGGTGGTCGGCGGAGGTGCCCGGAGCCGGGCACGGCACCGACTACCGGTTCCGGCTGGACGGCGGCGAGCCGCTGCCGGATCCCCGGACCCGCTGGCAGCCCGAGGGGATCTTCGGGCCGAGCCGGGTCTACGACCACGACCGGTTCGTGTGGAGCGACGACCTGTGGCGCGGTCGCGGCCTGCCGGGGTCGGTGATCTACGAGCTGCACATCGGCACCTTCACCCCGGAGGGGACCTTCGAGGCGGCGATCGGGAAGCTGGAGCACCTCGTCGCGCTCGGCGTCGACTTCGTCGAGGTCATGCCGGTGCCGCCGGTGCCGGGCGGCCGCAACTGGGGCTACGACGGGGTGGACCTGTGGGCCGTCACCGACAACTACGGCGGCCCCGACGGGTTCAAGCGGTTCGTGGACGCCTGCCACCGGCAGGGCCTCGGCGTGATCCTCGACGTCGTCCACAACCACCTCGGCCCGTCCGGCAACTTCCTGGCCCCGTTCGGCCCCTACTTCCACTCCAGCGCCTCCTCCTTCTGGGGGCAGGCGGTCAACCTGGACGGTCCCGGCTCCGACGAGGTGCGCCGCTACTTCATCGGCAACGCGCTGCAGTGGCTGCGCGACTACCACCTCGACGGTCTGCGGCTGGACGCCGTGCACGCGCTGCACGACAAGCGGGCCGTGCACCTGCTGGAGGAGATGGCGGCCGAGGTGGAGGCGCTGTCGGCGGCGGTGGGCAGGCCGCTGACGCTCATCGCCGAGTCCGACCTCAACGACCCGCGCCTGATGACCCCGCGCGAGGCCGGTGGGTACGGCCTGGCGGCCGCCTGGAACGACGACCTCCACCACGCCCTGCACGTGGCGGTGACCGGGGAGCGGCACGGCTACTACGACGACTTCGCCGGCGCGCTGCCCAAGGTGCTCACCTCGGCCTACTACCACGACGGCACCTACTCGTCCTTCCGGGGACGTTCGCACGGCCGGCCGGCCCGGCACGTTCCCGGCTACCGCTTCGTCTGCTCCGCGCAGAACCACGACCAGATCGGCAACCGCGCCGAGGGCGACCGGATGGCGCCGGAGGCGCTGCGGCTGGCCGCCGGGCTGCTGCTAACCTCGCCGTTCACCCCCATGCTGTTCATGGGCGAGGAGTGGGGGGCGCGCACGCCGTTCCTGTTCTTCACCGACCACGTCGAGCCGCAGCTCCGCGAGGGCGAGGCCGACCGGCGGCGGCGGGAGTTCATCGGCTTCGGCTACGACGACTGGGCCGACAAGGCGCCGGACCCGGGGGAGGAGCTGACGTTCCTGCGCTCCAAGCTCGACTGGAGCGAGCTCGACGACGACGCCCACCGGGCCCATCTCGACTGGTACCGGGCCCTGATCGCGCTGCGCCGCGCGCATCCGGACCTGTCGGACCCGAGGCTCGACCGGGTCCGGGTCGAGCACGGCGAGGGCTGGCTGGTCGTCCACCGGGGAGCGTTCCGGGTGGCCGTCAACTTCGGCGCCGCGCCGGTCTCGCTCGACCTCACGGCCCCGGCCAGGGCCGTGCTGGTCTCCGACCCCGGCGTCCACCTGGACTCCGGCCTCACCCTCCCCGCCCGCTCCCTGGCGGTGCTCCGCCTCGCCGGGACCTGA
- the glgX gene encoding glycogen debranching protein GlgX: MIEIWPGDPYPLGATYDGAGTNFALFTEAAERVELCLFDDDNQETRVPFTECEGYVWHGYLPGIGPGQRYGYRVHGPYDPARGLRCNPAKLLLDPYAKAVEGDVKWDEAAYGYRFGQPDSRNDIDSAEFVPRSIVINPFFGWGHDRPPARPYHDTVIYEAHVKGLTINHPKIPERIRGTYAAIGHPEIIDHLTALGVTAIELMPVHQFVTDHVLAERGLTNYWGYNSIAFFAPHNAYSSTGQRGGQVLEFKAMVKALHEAGIEVILDVVYNHTAEGNHLGPTLSMRGIDNPNYYRLVENDERYYMDTTGTGNSLFMRSPHVLQMIMDSLRYWVIEMHVDGFRFDLAATLARELHEVDRLSAFFDLVQQDPVLSQVKLIAEPWDVGPGGYQVGNFPARWTEWNGMYRDTIRDLWRGEPASLPEFASRLTGSSDLYQDDSRRPAASINFVTCHDGFTLQDLVSYNGKHNEANGEHNRDGTDDNRSWNCGAEGPASLTIESLREQQKRNFLTTLFLSQGVPMISHGDELGRTQQGNNNVYCQDNELSWVDWSDVRENWLLLEFTRRLSRLRADHPVFRRRRFFYGRPVRGSEDNLSDIAWFTPQGEKMTDADWNVGYAKSLAVFLNGDAITEPDRRGRQITDDSFLLLFNAHHDVIKFTIPKDYGEMWLTEIDTAMPITVETRICRAGEDVPVVGRSVRVLRRV, translated from the coding sequence ATGATCGAGATCTGGCCGGGTGACCCTTATCCCCTGGGGGCCACCTACGACGGCGCGGGGACCAACTTCGCACTCTTCACGGAGGCCGCGGAACGGGTCGAACTGTGCCTGTTCGACGACGACAACCAGGAGACCAGGGTCCCGTTCACCGAGTGCGAAGGATACGTCTGGCACGGTTACCTGCCCGGCATCGGCCCCGGGCAGCGCTACGGCTACCGGGTGCACGGCCCCTACGACCCGGCGCGCGGGCTGCGGTGCAACCCCGCCAAGCTCCTCCTCGACCCCTACGCCAAGGCGGTCGAGGGCGACGTGAAATGGGACGAGGCGGCCTACGGTTACCGCTTCGGGCAGCCGGACAGCCGTAACGACATCGACTCGGCGGAGTTCGTCCCGCGCTCGATCGTCATCAATCCGTTCTTCGGCTGGGGACACGACCGGCCGCCCGCCCGGCCGTACCACGACACGGTGATCTACGAGGCGCACGTCAAGGGCCTGACGATCAACCATCCGAAGATCCCCGAGCGGATCCGCGGCACCTACGCGGCCATCGGGCACCCGGAGATCATCGACCATCTGACCGCGCTCGGGGTGACGGCGATCGAGCTCATGCCGGTGCACCAGTTCGTCACCGACCACGTGCTCGCCGAGCGGGGGCTGACGAACTACTGGGGCTACAACAGCATCGCCTTCTTCGCCCCGCACAACGCCTACTCCAGCACCGGCCAGCGCGGCGGGCAGGTCCTGGAGTTCAAGGCGATGGTCAAGGCGCTGCACGAGGCGGGCATCGAGGTCATCCTCGACGTGGTCTACAACCACACCGCCGAGGGCAACCACCTGGGCCCCACGCTGAGCATGCGGGGCATCGACAACCCCAACTACTACCGGCTGGTCGAGAACGACGAGCGCTACTACATGGACACCACCGGGACCGGCAACAGCCTGTTCATGCGCTCCCCGCACGTGCTCCAGATGATCATGGACTCGCTCCGCTACTGGGTCATCGAGATGCACGTGGACGGCTTCCGGTTCGACCTGGCGGCGACGCTGGCCCGGGAGCTGCACGAGGTCGACCGGCTGAGCGCCTTCTTCGACCTGGTCCAGCAGGACCCGGTGCTGTCACAGGTCAAGCTGATCGCCGAGCCGTGGGACGTCGGCCCCGGGGGCTACCAGGTGGGCAACTTCCCCGCCCGGTGGACCGAGTGGAACGGCATGTACCGCGACACGATCCGCGATCTGTGGCGGGGCGAGCCGGCCTCGCTCCCGGAGTTCGCCTCCCGGCTGACCGGCTCCAGCGACCTCTACCAGGACGACAGCCGCCGCCCGGCCGCCTCGATCAACTTCGTCACCTGCCACGACGGGTTCACCCTCCAGGACCTCGTCTCCTACAACGGCAAGCACAACGAGGCCAACGGCGAGCACAACCGGGACGGCACCGACGACAACCGGTCCTGGAACTGCGGGGCGGAGGGGCCCGCCTCCCTCACGATCGAGTCGCTGCGCGAGCAGCAGAAGCGCAACTTCCTGACCACGCTGTTCCTGTCCCAGGGCGTGCCGATGATCTCCCACGGCGACGAGCTGGGGCGCACGCAGCAGGGCAACAACAACGTCTACTGCCAGGACAACGAGCTGAGCTGGGTCGACTGGTCCGACGTCCGGGAGAACTGGCTGCTGCTGGAGTTCACCCGGCGGCTGTCCAGACTCCGCGCCGACCACCCGGTCTTCCGGCGCCGCCGGTTCTTCTACGGCCGACCGGTGCGGGGCTCGGAGGACAACCTCAGCGACATCGCCTGGTTCACCCCGCAGGGCGAGAAGATGACCGACGCGGACTGGAACGTGGGCTACGCCAAGTCGCTGGCGGTCTTCCTCAACGGCGACGCCATCACCGAGCCGGACCGCCGCGGACGGCAGATCACCGACGACTCGTTCCTGCTGCTGTTCAACGCCCACCACGACGTCATCAAATTCACGATTCCCAAGGACTACGGCGAGATGTGGCTGACGGAGATCGACACGGCGATGCCGATCACAGTGGAGACCCGGATCTGCCGGGCGGGCGAGGACGTGCCGGTGGTCGGCAGGTCGGTGAGGGTGCTGCGGCGTGTCTGA
- a CDS encoding RNA polymerase sigma factor: MTDDLNVRLARGDDAAVTECFRTHGPLVRSYLRRFVPPQEVEDLQQVVFAEVWRCRHRFDPARNLPAWLIGIAHNRAVDHLRARTPQTVPLDGVADPAGSDGRTHGDGLAERDQVQRALAELPAPQRQAIELAYYGELTQREIAERLSVPLGTVKARTARGLRRLSGLLAQAAA, from the coding sequence ATGACAGACGACCTGAACGTCCGGCTCGCCCGGGGCGACGATGCGGCGGTGACCGAGTGCTTCCGTACGCATGGCCCCCTCGTCCGTTCCTACCTGCGGCGGTTCGTCCCCCCGCAGGAGGTCGAAGACCTGCAGCAGGTCGTCTTCGCCGAGGTGTGGCGCTGCCGGCACCGCTTCGACCCGGCACGCAACCTCCCGGCGTGGCTGATCGGCATCGCGCACAACCGGGCGGTGGACCACCTGAGGGCGCGCACTCCGCAGACGGTGCCGCTGGACGGGGTGGCCGACCCGGCAGGCTCCGACGGCCGGACCCACGGGGACGGCCTGGCCGAGCGCGACCAGGTCCAGCGGGCGCTGGCCGAGCTCCCGGCCCCGCAGCGCCAGGCCATCGAGCTGGCCTACTACGGCGAGCTGACCCAGCGGGAGATCGCCGAGAGGCTGAGCGTCCCGCTGGGCACCGTCAAGGCCCGCACGGCCCGCGGCCTGCGCCGCCTGTCGGGCCTCCTCGCCCAGGCCGCGGCATGA